In Macadamia integrifolia cultivar HAES 741 chromosome 1, SCU_Mint_v3, whole genome shotgun sequence, a single window of DNA contains:
- the LOC122079785 gene encoding fasciclin-like arabinogalactan protein 17: MGKLVSEGYVLTILALNDDAMAKLTTDQLSKPGAPKQIVYYHLIPEYQTEESMYNAVRRFGKIKCDTLRVPHKVVAEEADGFVKFGQGDESAYLFDLDIYTNCRISVQGIDGVLFPIEEKTKSIQHNSTTTTTTTKATVKPRRGAS, encoded by the coding sequence ATGGGGAAATTAGTGTCTGAAGGTTACGTCTTAACAATATTGGCTCTGAACGACGATGCCATGGCGAAGCTGACAACGGACCAGCTGAGCAAACCTGGTGCTCCAAAACAGATCGTCTACTACCATCTCATTCCAGAGTATCAGACGGAAGAGAGTATGTACAATGCGGTGAGGAGGTTCGGTAAGATCAAGTGCGATACTTTACGAGTACCCCACAAGGTTGTGGCGGAGGAAGCAGATGGATTTGTGAAATTTGGACAGGGAGATGAATCGGCTTATCTGTTCGATCTCGACATCTACACCAACTGTCGAATATCTGTACAGGGCATCGATGGCGTGTTGTTCCCTATTGAGGAGAAGACGAAATCAATACAACACAATTCtaccaccacaaccaccaccaccaaggcTACTGTGAAGCCCAGGAGAGGTGCGTCTTAG
- the LOC122073910 gene encoding protein LHCP TRANSLOCATION DEFECT: MASIPCSIQLILPSTVYTSSSSSSGSSSFSSFSKLTSQFLGIRKKLGWFRASRISSKIGPSTGSRAKCWFKFGKNGVDAEGAGIYGSQSREDFDRDDVEQYFNYMGMLAVEGTYEKMEALLSQNIHPVDILLMMAASEGDKPKIEELLRAGASYTVKDADGRTAVDRAVSDEIKELILGFSVQKT, translated from the exons ATGGCGTCCATCCCCTGTTCTATTCAACTTATCCTTCCTTCAACCGTttatacttcttcttcttcttcttctgggtcgtcttctttttcttctttctccaagTTAACTTCTCAGTTTCTGGGTATTCGAAAGAAGCTAGGATGGTTCAGAGCTTCAAGAATTTCATCCAAAATCGGACCCAGTACTGGTTCCAGAGCAAAATGTTGGTTCAAGTTCGGAAAGAATGGTGTTGATGCTGAAGGTGCTGGTATTTATGGTAGCCAATCCCGTGAAGATTTCGATCGCGACGATGTCGAACAG tatTTCAATTACATGGGAATGCTTGCAGTTGAGGGTACTTATGAAAAGATGGAGGCCCTTTTAAGCCAAAACATTCACCCTGTAGACATCTTATTGATGATGGCTGCCTCAGAGGGGGACAAACCAAAAATTGAGGAACTGCTGAGAGCAGGAGCTAGTTACACTGTCAAAGATGCCGATGGAAGGACCGCGGTTGATAGAGCAGTCAGTGATGAAATCAAGGAATTAATCCTTGGTTTTTCAGTTCAGAAGACatga
- the LOC122079681 gene encoding uncharacterized protein LOC122079681 produces the protein MVPTLDAMKGGGGSVRIGATGTVSSLMSRELDSVKRSPQSSKSSPRKSPTLSVSVPCVSRPKRSPRTAVVNEASSSGSSSNHRSPGSTRKTRSSVLKKSHSIPMLGSDDTIVDNSPNRKKPEKKGSYIVEVVDLKCGSHDRAWSNPITHQLRKLSFSKLSERIG, from the coding sequence ATGGTTCCAACACTTGATGCTATGAAGGGTGGTGGGGGCTCCGTTAGGATAGGGGCTACTGGGACTGTCAGTTCTTTGATGAGCAGGGAATTGGATTCTGTTAAACGGTCACCACAGTCATCTAAATCTTCTCCTAGAAAATCTCCAACACTCAGTGTCTCTGTTCCTTGTGTTTCTAGGCCTAAAAGGTCGCCAAGAACAGCTGTAGTGAATGAAGCAAGCAGTAGTGGCAGCAGCAGTAACCACAGAAGCCCTGGAAGTACTCGGAAAACAAGATCAAGTGTCTTAAAGAAGTCACATAGTATCCCAATGCTTGGCTCTGATGATACTATTGTTGATAATAGTCCTAACAGAAAAAAACCTGAAAAGAAAGGATCTTACATTGTGGAAGTTGTTGATCTAAAATGTGGAAGCCATGACAGAGCATGGTCCAACCCAATCACTCACCAGCTCCGGAAGCTCTCTTTCTCGAAGCTCTCGGAGAGAATTGGCTAG